The following proteins come from a genomic window of Blastocatellia bacterium:
- a CDS encoding hydrogenase maturation protease: MKGDDSLPEFCTKPVLVLGCGNRLFGDDAFGCEVVEYLQVHYRLPDDIYVMDVGTGARKVLFTLCLSEHRPRQIIFVDAVDKGRTPGEIFELSLDDLPVEKSDDFSLHQVPSSNLAKELKEAGVDVRVIVCQVGRVPESVEP; encoded by the coding sequence GTGAAAGGTGACGACTCTCTGCCTGAATTTTGCACCAAGCCGGTGCTCGTCCTGGGCTGTGGGAATCGGCTCTTTGGCGACGATGCCTTCGGCTGTGAGGTGGTGGAGTATTTGCAGGTGCACTATCGGCTCCCGGACGACATTTACGTGATGGACGTCGGCACCGGCGCACGCAAGGTGCTGTTCACCCTCTGCCTGAGCGAGCACCGCCCGCGACAGATCATTTTCGTTGACGCAGTGGATAAGGGACGAACGCCGGGCGAAATCTTCGAGTTGTCGCTTGATGATCTTCCGGTGGAGAAGAGCGACGACTTCTCCCTTCATCAGGTTCCTTCATCGAATCTGGCGAAAGAGCTGAAAGAGGCGGGCGTTGACGTTCGCGTGATCGTCTGTCAGGTCGGTCGCGTGCCGGAGAGCGTCGAGCCG